One genomic segment of Panicum virgatum strain AP13 chromosome 2N, P.virgatum_v5, whole genome shotgun sequence includes these proteins:
- the LOC120661044 gene encoding uncharacterized protein LOC120661044 codes for MKRKRGGGGGGADTDGGAATGVVVVVSNLPHGYTASRLNKLVGQVCSVDRCLLVPQRGCKRTRGLVYLTNVEDAVAAMQQSTSFIVNGRKVRVELAGGHLKLKSAFRVGHRTITLKRTLRNSCLQRNGLGRIGMLKNWEQLCPTRVCLTSKTLFTSVQQLVSSLPMISFTGIRLNSDHDKGCAAAMEILK; via the exons ATGAAGCgaaagcgcggcggcggcggcggcggagctgacACCGATGGCGGCGCAGCCACAGGAGTGGTTGTAGTCGTATCCAATCTTCCACACGGCTACACGGCCTCCAGA CTCAATAAATTGGTAGGCCAGGTGTGCTCGGTGGACCGGTGCCTTCTTGTTCCACAGAGAG GTTGCAAGAGGACCAGGGGGCTGGTATACCT AACAAATGTAGAAGATGCTGTGGCAGCTATGCAGCAAAGTACAAGTTTCATTGTGAATGGTAGAAAAGTTAGGGTTGAGCTAGCAGGCGGTCACCTCAAACTGAAGTCTGCCTTCCGTGTTGGACATAGGACAATCACACTAAAGCGAACACTTCGAAATTCTTGTTTACAGAGAAATG GTTTGGGGAGGATTGGTATGCTAAAAAACTGGGAGCAGCTGTGCCCCACTCGGGTCTGCTTGACTTCCAAGACTTTGTTCACCTCAGTACAGCAATTGGTGTCAAGCCTGCCTATGATCTCTTTTACTGGCATCAGATTGAATAGTGATCATGATAAGGGGTGCGCTGCAGCAATGGAAATACTGAAATAG